A window from Drosophila nasuta strain 15112-1781.00 chromosome 3, ASM2355853v1, whole genome shotgun sequence encodes these proteins:
- the LOC132790601 gene encoding uncharacterized protein LOC132790601, which produces MITDKDQLQTDDSINRNQSSRRMIDESDEENETILESSEPKTTTTIDEETNCLIDVLHLQMLQLMEEHIGQQLALEMHTSRARLILARNRLQQGTSRAVVASQLPAHTPYRALCRVVKQGIDWSNCFKLLRFDVEAAKGFLEPVTHIFGSLVPYSLRLASRKWERCVEQIVECVNVQQELQSVIRSIDQLKWARHRRRIA; this is translated from the coding sequence ATGATCACAGATAAAGATCAATTACAAACTGATGATAGCATAAACAGAAATCAAAGCAGCAGAAGAATGATTGATGAGTCTGATGAAGAGAATGAAACTATTTTGGAGTCATCAGAACCaaagacaacgacgacgatagATGAAGAGACGAATTGTTTAATCGATGTGCTGCACTTGCAAATGCTGCAACTGATGGAGGAACACATTGGACAGCAGCTGGCATTGGAGATGCACACAAGCAGAGCCCGCTTAATCCTGGCCAGAAATCGGCTGCAGCAAGGAACCTCAAGGGCTGTAGTTGCCTCACAGTTGCCCGCTCACACGCCATATAGAGCTCTGTGTCGAGTAGTCAAACAGGGCATAGACTGGAGCAATTGCTTTAAGCTACTTCGCTTTGATGTTGAAGCAGCCAAAGGATTTCTGGAGCCTGTTACTCACATCTTTGGCAGCCTGGTGCCCTACAGCTTGCGCCTGGCGAGTCGCAAATGGGAGCGTTGTGTGGAACAGATTGTGGAGTGTGTGAATGTGCAGCAGGAGTTGCAATCGGTGATCAGATCGATTGACCAATTGAAGTGGGCACGACACAGAAGACGCATTGCATGA
- the LOC132794344 gene encoding titin isoform X3 encodes MDSTTAANGSANGSTMDEEYITVVEVDDPTSSTKDTNHLKKLVKRQSSVAEDSSFITVLTINEQQQLLQQQQQQLEKDQQEQLAADEPEHVTVYRLPGERLGFGLRFQGGTRNTELVQKLYIQSCATDSPASKVATSWGHLREGDEILSIDERQVSQMTRIECVRCLKDNVAIKLIVRNGHGQKPPSEEEQQMEVCISLNAQPPPPPPVPPRKLVKRQNSKEGPATVQLVIEKPLTPPPDAEYYINLFAESLKAGSESDDTASTISTVIDKLSMGSNYSSDTELTNSLNGQELAKLVQPFTLLEQEFQLEQTLSQPKLIIPGNNYENVEFKTEKVNVYENVELKSSPLGTPTPKPRVMLATVEPKKRSIIPMPRKIATPSKLPIEVAPPRVPTDADKTPTNETPKPGSPKTPTNETRKEFREVMESKEVKAVKEVKEVKEIKQAKDSRELKEVKEVREFSTKIPKAKLIVSPGFSRAKTEGEIKLHLQPLKQQSPQLKSRIPIVSTPPAQKSPPAMAKSMIVASSPPPTGSNIPRLLQKQKSETDLKLGLYRSKSKEPSPSPGQLRAPLQRANSAEAPVRSPDRTFIPVLLNGNSRSTSNSTESLSSICSNGSTGRSPKGPKPKPPERVQSLQKTQIPKLQTLPTTPPQQQPKLSMQTFKQITPPATPKTTPVNTPSPTSNREIRFKIQTYESKTQDEDKLPSLFDLVHKQDTTDKPETSPKAQRDVHALLAAVAAEAVDLSRESPPPLVVGKCMKIADDNENTTCYSSSSSDEDDGDQDDVDDGTEREYICEDGEKLGPPELINGPGPSEAYFNMYWHSNMLPTIGEVEEEFSSLEPQSLTNGPPGAIVEELKKLPQYVQPSSKVPQSSTVKMEVNTDTLAAQLKCDNDSDKIVVHDAADQTADQIVEKSTSSSTTNHSETSTQEETRDESSQSSTKTQRTITTKVITTKTSSSSSTLSSSSSSSIFKSPTSDIAFKLQPYDEREDNEEQQSTPITTTTIHEERRVVSEQQVLSERRTKDALTGEEQLLTSAESKSSSARFKKISSNDNLLDLADVEQLQPLTATVSAETRLTERLDNPQDKQSIEQGILTLSECGKQLQLSENGGITYTEVEETEQQTYLEGQQTLNDEPVDVNALPTLERELSETMIVSKDGEKQVTKRLEQSKDTTGKKGAKLLKKTDEERRLEQEAQKLIESYQKVKKEAEKLYKLELADDEQGFDLSAFEQVENHAEQPAAPVEVEQTVEKTTVEQVIELPAEESVIKLPTVEATIALPIVEDDLGYVLHKNIIDTPKAEAAPKSKPPVPSNKPKVSSAVIKPKTAPPPVPSKRSELSLNVKPTPTQRRSSLELTPPPKPLERIIVGVEQNEPNEEPSAIITLASVDLPNVNNKSNDNLVAQAVDLLQDELHFESHQLPNAAATTKQQQRQIEGEVEEEVESAKGQVNGGVLSASSSMTSTASSSSSLATTPITTPILVSATSSLDSVKSVIEVINGNATDSVENHSTNNSNSNNNNDSCLNGGVTAVEPPNEEADDVQDVSTLAFDREHETAYDSNSYYL; translated from the exons ATGGactcaacaacagcagcaaacggTTCTGCAAACGGTTCAACAATGGACGAGGAGTACATAACCGTTGTTGAAGTCGACGATCCCACATCGTCCACCAAAGACACAAACCATCTGAAGAAGCTAGTCAAACGCCAGAGCTCTGTGGCCGAAGACTCCTCATTCATCACTGTGCTGACCAtcaacgagcagcagcagctgctgcagcagcaacaacaacaattagaaaAGGATCAACAGGAGCAACTGGCGGCGGACGAACCAGAGCATGTTACAGTCTATCGCCTGCCTGGAGAGCGTTTGGGCTTCGGCCTGCGATTCCAGGGCGGCACACGCAACACAGAGCTGGTGCAAAAGCTGTACATACAATCCTGCGCCACAGACAGTCCTGCCTCCAAGGTGGCCACCAGTTGGGGTCATCTGCGCGAAGGCGACGAGATCCTCAGCATCGATGAGCGACAAGTCTCACAAATGACACGGATTGAATGCGTTCGCTGTCTCAAGGATAATGTGGCCATCAAATTGATTGTGCGCAACGGTCATGGCCAGAAACCGCCCAGCGAGGAGGAGCAACAAATGGAGGTCTGCATCTCACTGAATGCCCAACCCCCGCCACCACCGCCAGTGCCACCGCGTAAGCTGGTGAAGCGACAGAACTCCAAGGAGGGTCCAGCCACAGTTCAATTGGTCATCGAAAAGCCATTGACACCGCCACCCGATGCAGAATACTACATTAATCTCTTTGCTGAATCCCTCAAAGCGGGTTCCGAATCGGATGACACAGCGAGTACAATTTCCACAGTCATTGACAAGCTGTCGATGGGCTCTAATTACTCCTCGGACACGGAGTTGACCAACAGTCTCAATGGTCAAGAGCTGGCTAAGTTGGTGCAACCCTTCACCTTACTCGAGCAGGAGTTTCAGCTGGAGCAGACATTGAGTCAACCTAAGCTAATCATACCGGGCAATAACTACGAGAATGTCGAGTTCAAGACTGAGAAAGTCAATGTTTATGAGAATGTAGAACTAAAGAGCAGTCCACTTGGCACGCCAACGCCTAAGCCCCGTGTGATGCTGGCCACAGTGGAACCCAAGAAGCGTTCCATCATCCCCATGCCAAGGAAGATTGCCACGCCCAGCAAGCTGCCTATTGAAGTGGCGCCTCCGCGAGTGCCCACGGATGCAGATAAAACGCCTACCAATGAGACTCCGAAGCCAGGATCACCCAAGACTCCGACAAACGAGACTAGGAAGGAGTTCAGAGAGGTGATGGAATCAAAGGAGGTGAAAGCGGTCAAAGAAGTGAAGGAAGTTAAGGAAATAAAGCAAGCAAAGGACTCAAGGGAGCTTAAAGAGGTTAAGGAAGTTCGCGAGTTCAGCACAAAGATACCCAAAGCCAAGCTTATAGTCAGTCCGGGCTTTTCACGCGCCAAAACCGAAGGCGAGATCAAACTGCATCTTCAGCCACTTAAGCAACAGTCACCGCAGCTCAAGTCTCGTATTCCCATTGTGAGCACGCCGCCGGCTCAAAAGTCACCGCCAGCTATGGCCAAGTCAATGATAGTCGCATCATCGCCCCCACCAACCGGGTCCAACATTCCTCGCCTGCTGCAGAAGCAAAAGTCTGAAACAGATCTGAAGCTGGGTCTCTATCGCAGCAAGTCCAAGGAGCCTAGTCCTAGTCCTGGACAGCTGCGTGCCCCACTGCAGCGTGCTAACTCCGCTGAGGCTCCAGTACGGAGTCCCGATCGCACCTTCATCCCGGTGCTGCTTAATGGCAACTCGAGAAGCACCTCGAATTCGACCGAGTCGCTCAGCTCGATTTGCAGCAATGGCAGTACAGGACGTTCACCCAAAGGACCCAAGCCTAAGCCACCGGAGCGAGTTCAATCGCTGCAAAAGACTCAGATACCCAAGCTCCAAACGTTGCCCACAACaccgccacagcagcagcctaAGCTGAGCATGCAGACTTTTAAGCAGATCACGCCTCCAGCCACGCCCAAGACTACACCTGTGAACACGCCATCGCCGACCAGTAATCGGGAAATTCGCTTCAAGATTCAGACGTATGAGAGTAAAACGCAGGATGAGGATAAGCTGCCGAGTCTGTTTGATCTGGTGCACAAACAGGACACTACAGATAAGCCGGAGACTTCACCCAAAGCTCAAAGGGATGTTCATGctttgctggctgctgttgcagctgagGCCGTGGATCTCTCTAGGGAATCTCCGCCACCTTTGGTGGTGGGCAAGTGCATGAAGATTGCCGATGATAATGAGAATACTACCTGCTACTCCAGCTCAAGCAGCGATGAGGATGATGGCGATCAGGATGATGTCGATGATGGCACGGAGCGTGAATATATTTGTGAGGATGGCGAAAAGCTGGGTCCACCGGAATTGATTAATGGTCCTGGTCCCTCGGAGGCCTATTTCAATATGTATTGGCATTCGAATATGCTGCCAACCATTGGCGAAGTCGAAGAGGAATTCTCTTCACTGGAACCGCAATCTTTGACCAATGG TCCGCCTGGTGCGATAGTGGAGGAATTGAAGAAGTTGCCGCAATACGTGCAACCGTCGTCAAAGGTGCCACAGTCGAGCACAGTTAAAATGGAAGTGAACACAGATACACTCGCGGCTCAATTGAAGTGCGACAACGATAGCGATAAGATTGTTGTCCATGACGCAGCTGACCAAACAGCTGACCAGATTGTTGAGAAAAGCACCAGTAGCAGCACAACGAATCACAGCGAGACGAGCACGCAGGAAGAGACCAGAGACGAGAGCAGCCAAAGCTCAACGAAAACACAACGTACGATTACAACCAAGGTGATTACCACCAAGAcaagcagtagcagcagcactttaagcagcagcagctcctctTCGATCTTCAAGAGTCCCACATCGGATATTGCCTTCAAGCTGCAACCCTACGATGAACGCGAGGATAACGAGGAGCAACAATCGACACCCATTACAACCACAACCATCCATGAGGAACGTCGTGTGGTTAGCGAGCAGCAAGTGTTGAGTGAGCGACGCACTAAGGATGCTTTGACAGGAGAGGAGCAGCTGCTGACCAGCGCCGAATCGAAATCGAGCAGTGCACGCTTCAAGAAGatcagcagcaacgacaatcTGCTCGACCTTGCGGATGtcgagcagctgcagccgtTGACTGCCACCGTCTCGGCGGAGACGCGTCTCACGGAGCGTTTGGATAATCCACAGGATAAACAGAGTATTGAACAGGGTATTTTGACCTTATCCGAATGTGGcaaacagctgcagctgtccGAGAATGGCGGCATCACCTACACCGAGGTCGAGGAGACCGAACAGCAAACCTATTTGGAGGGCCAACAGACCTTGAATGACGAACCCGTCGATGTCAATGCTTTGCCCACACTGGAGCGTGAGCTCAGCGAAACGATGATAGTCAGCAAGGATGGCGAGAAGCAGGTGACAAAGCGACTGGAACAGAGCAAAGATACGACCGGCAAGAAGGGCGCCAAGCTGCTGAAGAAGACCGATGAGGAACGGCGCCTGGAGCAGGAGGCACAAAAGCTCATCGAGAGCTATCAGAAGGTCAAGAAGGAGGCAGAGAAGCTCTACAAGCTCGAGCTGGCTGATGATGAGCAAGGCTTTGATCTGAGTGCCTTTGAGCAGGTCGAGAATCATGCCGAGCAACCTGCTGCTCCGGTTGAAGTGGAGCAGACAGTTGAGAAAACGACTGTTGAGCAAGTGATTGAATTGCCCGCTGAGGAGTCAGTGATTAAACTTCCCACAGTGGAGGCAACGATTGCACTGCCCATTGTCGAAGACGACTTGGGCTATGTGCTGCACAAGAACATCATAGACACACCCAAAGCGGAGGCAGCGCCCAAATCGAAGCCGCCTGTGCCCAGCAACAAGCCCAAAGTGTCGTCGGCTGTCATCAAGCCCAAAACAGCTCCTCCACCAGTACCGAGCAAACGCAGCGAACTGAGCCTGAATGTCAAGCCGACGCCAACCCAACGTCGCAGCAGCCTCGAGTTGACGCCACCACCGAAGCCATTGGAGCGCATTATTGTGGGCGTTGAACAGAACGAACCGAACGAAGAACCGAGTGCAATTATTACCTTGGCCAGCGTGGATTTGCCCAATGTCAACAACAAATCTAATGACAATCTTGTCGCCCAGGCTGTCGATTTGCTGCAGGATGAGCTGCACTTTGAGAGCCATCAGTTGCCGaatgctgcagcaacaacgaagcaacaacaacgccagATTGAGGGTGAAGTTGAAGAGGAGGTGGAAAGTGCAAAGGGGCAAGTGAATGGCGGCGTATTGAGCGCCAGCTCATCGATGACATCAACAGcttcgtcatcgtcgtcgctGGCAACGACGCCCATAACAACGCCAATTTTGGTATCAGCAACGTCATCACTAGATTCGGTCAAAAGTGTCATCGAGGTCATCAATGGCAATGCCACTGACAGCGTCGAAAATCACAGCaccaataacagcaacagcaacaacaacaacgacagctgCCTCAATGGAGGCGTCACAGCTGTTGAGCCACCTAACGAGGAGGCGGACGATGTGCAGGATGTGTCAACATTGGCGTTTGATAGAGAACACGAAACAG